TCATCGACCTGGCACTTTATGGGGGGATCAGCCCGATTCAGGCGAGGACCATCGCGCGACGACAATCCATCCCGGCGAGGTTTCTCGAACATGTCCTGAATGCGATGAAGCGAGCCGGACTGATCGAGAGCGTGCGCGGGGCGCAAGGCGGCTATCTCTTGGTCAAGCAGCCGGCCGAACTCTCTCTGGCGCAGATCGTTGAAGCGGTCGAAGGGCCGATCATGGGACGGACGGCGGCGCGGGGTCCGGCGCACCTGCACCGGCCGACTCAGATCGACCTGCTTCTTCGGGTCGTCACGGAACGGCTTCGCCAGGCGGAAAACGACGTGCTCAACCGCATCACGCTCCAAGAACTGATCGATCGCTATCAAACCGCCCACCAGGCGGACAGCCAGATGTATCACATTTAACCGCGATCGACGGACGATCGCGGCGGACGCGCGCCTGCTTGTCACGGCGCCGAGAGGGACGACGATGACCACAGCCACCATACAACGGGTGCCGGTGCAGACGGCCCCCATCCCCCAGAACATTCTCGAAGAGATTGAAGCGTTCGAAATCGAGGCGCAACGGGTTCTGTCGGGTGAACTGTCCGGCGATCTCTTCAAACCCTTC
The DNA window shown above is from Nitrospira tepida and carries:
- a CDS encoding RrF2 family transcriptional regulator, with the protein product MLSKRIHYAILVVIDLALYGGISPIQARTIARRQSIPARFLEHVLNAMKRAGLIESVRGAQGGYLLVKQPAELSLAQIVEAVEGPIMGRTAARGPAHLHRPTQIDLLLRVVTERLRQAENDVLNRITLQELIDRYQTAHQADSQMYHI